A portion of the Acidobacteriaceae bacterium genome contains these proteins:
- a CDS encoding helix-turn-helix domain-containing protein — MDKQLQVFEETTSHELRQSCEVWDGAYWFGIPVGNASMGRIGSCAIEENMVAVRPGGVPFQLHTPSSFRIFGIVVDRNLLQRYIADTEGIELDTDLLHRETLNAGTAANLLLKQELLQIFEAPALLLSHEHARQELRGRLLHAFAMQCLTQADVPKPSLTYVGRHRLVQRTRDYAAAAAGTPICIQEICRALHVSRRTLQYAFEEVCDISPAAYLRILRLNCARRALRDRTSAFNDVRGIAAQSGFWHPSQFATDYRRFFGEKPSDTLRRRTAPFGIAESR, encoded by the coding sequence ATGGACAAGCAGCTTCAGGTCTTTGAAGAGACAACCAGCCATGAGTTGCGGCAAAGTTGTGAAGTGTGGGATGGGGCTTACTGGTTCGGTATACCTGTAGGCAATGCCTCGATGGGAAGAATCGGCTCGTGTGCCATCGAAGAGAATATGGTAGCTGTGCGACCGGGTGGTGTGCCGTTTCAACTACATACACCCTCGTCATTTCGCATCTTTGGCATCGTGGTCGATCGCAACTTGCTTCAGCGCTACATCGCCGACACCGAAGGCATTGAACTGGATACTGATTTGCTTCACCGCGAGACGCTGAACGCGGGAACCGCCGCCAACTTGTTGCTCAAGCAAGAGCTGCTGCAGATCTTTGAAGCGCCGGCGTTGTTGCTCTCACATGAGCATGCACGTCAGGAACTGCGGGGTCGATTGCTACATGCGTTTGCGATGCAGTGTCTGACGCAGGCGGATGTGCCGAAGCCATCACTGACCTATGTCGGCCGTCATCGTTTAGTACAGAGAACTCGAGACTATGCCGCCGCTGCCGCTGGCACTCCTATATGCATTCAGGAAATCTGCCGTGCATTGCATGTCAGTCGCAGAACGCTGCAGTATGCCTTTGAAGAAGTTTGCGATATTAGCCCTGCTGCCTATCTTCGTATCCTTCGATTGAACTGTGCACGTCGAGCTCTGCGTGATCGGACGAGCGCGTTTAATGATGTTCGAGGCATCGCTGCGCAGTCTGGATTCTGGCATCCCAGCCAGTTCGCCACTGATTATCGGCGCTTCTTCGGTGAAAAACCTTCGGACACGTTGCGTCGCCGGACGGCTCCGTTTGGCATTGCAGAATCTCGATAA
- a CDS encoding glycoside hydrolase family 16 protein, with translation MKTNICLWSVLLLTQALAVSAQVPAGFASKPTFDEEFTENALHTATWKQRGLGVRNHCVNTPDAIRVHDGYATITTYSTLESGVPTNYCGMITTDGTFSQKYGYWETAVRFHAVPGFQCAFWVQSSTIGSMIGHAENSGTEMDVFEHLAQAKEKQYDHAIHWDGYGPAHKHVVSHQELDTFDDGKFHVFGVAWTPSGYTFYVDGKVSYEVSPSEVPVSAIPEYIILSSEVPRAFPAEGFGSKQNSQATFDIDYVRVYPYKPHKESAK, from the coding sequence CACGCAAGCTCTAGCTGTTAGCGCTCAGGTACCCGCCGGATTTGCGTCCAAGCCGACGTTCGATGAAGAGTTCACAGAGAATGCTCTACACACAGCTACGTGGAAGCAACGCGGCCTCGGTGTACGTAATCACTGTGTGAATACTCCAGACGCAATTCGAGTGCATGATGGCTACGCTACGATCACCACATACTCCACGTTGGAGAGTGGGGTACCGACGAACTACTGTGGAATGATCACCACCGATGGGACTTTCTCACAAAAATACGGCTACTGGGAGACAGCTGTCCGCTTCCACGCTGTGCCAGGCTTTCAATGTGCTTTCTGGGTTCAGTCCTCAACAATCGGTTCCATGATTGGCCACGCAGAAAACTCTGGCACTGAGATGGACGTGTTCGAGCATCTGGCACAGGCGAAAGAGAAGCAATACGATCATGCGATTCACTGGGATGGTTATGGCCCAGCCCACAAGCACGTCGTCTCCCACCAGGAACTCGACACTTTCGATGACGGCAAGTTTCATGTGTTCGGAGTCGCATGGACGCCGAGTGGATATACCTTCTATGTCGATGGCAAAGTAAGCTACGAGGTCTCTCCCTCTGAAGTTCCGGTATCAGCTATCCCGGAGTACATCATTTTGAGTTCAGAGGTTCCGCGTGCCTTCCCCGCTGAGGGTTTTGGCTCAAAACAAAACTCCCAGGCAACTTTCGACATCGACTACGTTCGTGTCTATCCCTACAAACCACACAAAGAGTCCGCGAAGTAA
- a CDS encoding DUF756 domain-containing protein, translating into MLKNYGAASDTVTVAKRYGGQQNSYEIAAAGSTKVEWPVDERHGWHDLLVRLAGSGNADYLRHFAGYVEIGKDSFSGPAIYVEHSEVAKSS; encoded by the coding sequence GTGTTGAAGAATTATGGTGCGGCATCTGATACGGTCACTGTTGCTAAACGCTATGGCGGTCAGCAGAATAGCTATGAAATCGCTGCTGCAGGATCCACAAAGGTTGAGTGGCCTGTAGACGAACGTCACGGTTGGCATGATCTGCTCGTGCGTCTCGCAGGTAGCGGTAATGCCGACTACTTGCGTCATTTTGCGGGCTATGTTGAGATAGGCAAAGATAGCTTCAGCGGCCCTGCAATCTATGTAGAGCATTCGGAAGTCGCAAAAAGCTCTTAG
- a CDS encoding DNRLRE domain-containing protein, with the protein MLLGCGGSSQTSGATTTTTDTATPTTPNGFMLYDTSYFANSHSIFDNNGALHAAVVYSQGTWPGSCTSTGCANAPTQAEFDTVVEKYVAQFGSSNAIVFDFEDLVITKETSTAAANNAVALIQQLITWTRALYPNAKIGMYDYDFNTNYAPASSTGYNAIRAQLYQNNSASFDFFTPSMYQRWTTHAVWDQYLAQAIINDTAINVANALNKPIYPYISPFVSGTPNGTLLTDTEWTSELADLVSCNSPSSTACQAVMANVTAVSGDCSYSGSTTACSPINGGNLWAGAATVSLTSNTNWVMELLAIIPPPISSGVQYKITSYGQTGKCIDAGSSTVSTDTCGSAASQQWTFTPLASGNGTFSVSSSSYQQANLTTAQNAIWDGTSSTTALATLTSTGTPTAAQQWQVVSTSPGYYEFILLSDYATAGNTDSEACMTASTSGILTTSTCNGGVNQLFTLGFIVGSGSQSIAPSQNAFVEGGTDDATNYGTSVYLSVEDATGIYARNSYLQFDLTGVSGTIKKATVYLVATGVDAGTALDGAYTVSSNAWTTTSITWNNAPTFSTTEVGSWGLTAAAAGKPLFFDVTSAAVAAQSSGALSIGIEGTLANSVYHAYASSRSTTTSYQPMLVVSTQ; encoded by the coding sequence TTGCTTCTTGGATGCGGTGGATCAAGCCAAACATCAGGCGCGACCACGACCACGACCGACACGGCCACTCCGACAACGCCTAACGGCTTCATGCTTTACGACACATCCTATTTCGCCAACTCGCACAGCATCTTTGACAACAATGGGGCTCTGCACGCAGCCGTGGTGTATAGCCAGGGCACCTGGCCTGGTAGTTGTACTTCAACAGGGTGCGCAAACGCACCTACACAAGCTGAGTTCGATACCGTCGTTGAGAAGTACGTTGCTCAGTTTGGTAGCAGCAACGCTATCGTATTTGACTTCGAAGATCTTGTGATCACAAAGGAGACATCAACAGCGGCAGCAAACAATGCAGTCGCCTTGATTCAACAGCTGATTACCTGGACTCGAGCTCTTTACCCAAACGCAAAAATTGGTATGTATGACTACGACTTCAACACCAATTATGCTCCAGCAAGCTCAACCGGTTATAACGCAATTCGTGCACAGCTTTATCAAAACAACAGCGCCTCCTTTGATTTCTTCACACCGTCGATGTATCAGCGATGGACGACGCACGCTGTCTGGGACCAGTATCTAGCACAGGCGATCATCAACGATACGGCCATCAATGTAGCCAATGCATTGAATAAGCCGATCTACCCATACATCTCACCATTCGTGAGCGGCACGCCTAACGGGACGTTACTCACCGATACTGAATGGACCTCAGAGTTGGCAGACCTCGTCAGCTGCAACAGTCCCTCCAGCACGGCTTGCCAAGCCGTCATGGCCAACGTCACAGCTGTCTCTGGCGATTGCTCTTACTCCGGAAGTACGACAGCCTGCAGTCCTATCAACGGTGGGAATCTATGGGCCGGAGCTGCGACCGTCAGCCTTACGTCGAACACGAATTGGGTCATGGAGCTGCTCGCGATCATCCCCCCACCCATCAGCTCCGGCGTACAGTACAAGATCACCAGTTACGGCCAGACCGGGAAATGTATTGACGCTGGAAGTTCTACAGTCTCTACAGACACCTGCGGATCAGCCGCATCGCAACAATGGACGTTTACACCGCTTGCATCTGGCAATGGCACCTTCAGCGTCAGTAGCTCCAGTTACCAGCAAGCAAACCTGACCACAGCACAGAACGCGATCTGGGATGGCACCTCGAGCACGACAGCGCTCGCTACGCTCACCTCGACTGGCACTCCAACCGCAGCGCAGCAATGGCAGGTTGTCTCCACATCGCCGGGATACTACGAGTTCATTCTGCTCTCTGACTATGCCACCGCGGGAAACACTGATAGCGAAGCGTGTATGACGGCAAGCACGAGTGGAATACTCACAACATCGACCTGTAATGGAGGCGTCAATCAGCTCTTCACGCTCGGCTTTATCGTGGGCTCTGGCAGCCAAAGCATTGCACCCTCGCAAAACGCTTTTGTGGAAGGAGGAACGGACGATGCAACGAACTACGGAACCAGCGTCTATCTCAGCGTTGAAGATGCCACCGGCATCTACGCGCGCAACTCCTATTTGCAATTCGACCTCACAGGCGTCAGCGGAACCATCAAGAAAGCAACAGTATATCTAGTCGCTACGGGCGTCGATGCTGGAACCGCTTTGGACGGAGCTTATACCGTCTCGAGCAATGCATGGACCACCACCAGCATTACCTGGAATAACGCTCCAACATTCAGCACCACAGAAGTTGGCTCGTGGGGACTGACAGCAGCAGCAGCCGGCAAGCCCCTCTTCTTCGATGTCACCTCTGCGGCCGTCGCAGCACAATCAAGCGGCGCACTCTCCATTGGAATTGAGGGGACATTAGCGAATAGCGTGTATCACGCATACGCTTCGAGCCGCTCCACCACAACGTCCTATCAACCAATGTTGGTCGTTAGCACACAGTAA